A window of Longispora fulva contains these coding sequences:
- a CDS encoding sensor histidine kinase translates to MRRWWLVLVLVGAGVLGTALAAWQAGDVVLVFRVEPAVAVAAVTGAALLVTATVRTVRILLDRARAGATAVAAREHRVFLRRLDHELKNPLTAILIALANLASTEPAAVAVSSQVSRLSRIVVDLRKLAEISDGPMERVPVDLAEILRAAAATCVDRQVSVTVPEVPWPLPTVPGDQDLLDLAVHNLVDNAVKYSRPGSRIALRVFEQDHHVVVEIADTGRGINAEEIDSVWAELARGRDTAGIPGSGLGLALVRVVTHRHGGTCDLRSRPGEGTVVRVRLPV, encoded by the coding sequence ATGAGGCGGTGGTGGCTCGTCCTGGTGCTGGTCGGCGCGGGGGTGCTCGGCACCGCACTGGCCGCCTGGCAAGCCGGGGACGTAGTACTGGTGTTCCGGGTCGAACCGGCCGTGGCCGTCGCGGCGGTCACGGGAGCCGCCCTGCTGGTCACCGCGACAGTGCGGACCGTCCGGATTCTCCTCGACCGCGCGCGGGCCGGCGCTACGGCCGTCGCCGCGCGGGAGCACCGGGTGTTTCTCCGCCGACTCGATCACGAACTGAAGAACCCGCTCACCGCGATCCTGATCGCTCTGGCGAACCTCGCCTCCACCGAACCCGCGGCCGTAGCCGTCTCCAGTCAAGTATCGCGGTTGTCCCGGATCGTCGTGGATCTGCGCAAACTCGCGGAGATCTCCGACGGCCCGATGGAGCGGGTACCCGTCGACCTCGCCGAGATCCTCCGGGCCGCCGCCGCGACCTGCGTGGACCGGCAGGTGAGCGTGACCGTTCCGGAGGTGCCGTGGCCACTGCCGACTGTTCCCGGCGACCAGGATCTGCTGGATCTCGCCGTGCACAACCTCGTGGACAACGCGGTGAAGTACAGCAGGCCCGGCTCCCGGATCGCGCTACGGGTCTTCGAGCAGGACCATCACGTTGTGGTGGAGATCGCCGACACAGGGCGGGGAATCAACGCCGAGGAGATCGACTCGGTGTGGGCCGAACTGGCACGGGGCCGCGACACGGCGGGGATCCCCGGCAGCGGGCTGGGGCTCGCCCTGGTCCGGGTGGTCACACACCGGCACGGCGGAACATGTGACCTGCGCAGCCGCCCCGGCGAGGGCACCGTGGTCCGGGTGCGGCTGCCGGTCTAG
- a CDS encoding response regulator transcription factor, with product MADSPRASPSDIAPVVLLADDDAAVTGQLVPLLERSGFTVRVVADGEAALLAAERESPDLIVLDVLMPKMDGREVLRRLRRAGLAYPVLLLTQVGESTERAMALEEGADDYLNKPFDPYELVARLRAVLRRSRRGLPALGAAGQVRAGQLRLDRVARRAWLADRELLLTPKAALLLDYLVTHPDELLSRERLLEVVWGWDAISGTRAVDNRIAELRRVLADDAAQPRWIETVPGQGYRFLAEVVTIG from the coding sequence ATGGCCGATTCCCCGAGAGCTTCTCCCTCCGACATCGCGCCGGTCGTGCTGCTGGCCGACGATGACGCCGCCGTGACCGGGCAGCTCGTGCCGCTGCTGGAGCGCTCCGGGTTCACCGTTCGCGTGGTCGCTGACGGCGAGGCGGCCCTGCTCGCGGCGGAACGCGAGAGCCCGGACCTGATCGTTCTCGACGTACTGATGCCCAAGATGGACGGTCGAGAGGTGCTGCGCCGGCTCCGCCGGGCCGGCCTCGCCTACCCTGTGCTGCTGCTCACCCAGGTCGGCGAGTCCACCGAACGCGCGATGGCCCTGGAGGAGGGCGCTGACGACTACCTGAACAAGCCCTTCGACCCGTACGAACTGGTCGCCCGCCTCAGGGCTGTGCTTCGCAGGTCCCGCCGCGGACTGCCGGCACTCGGGGCCGCGGGCCAGGTGAGGGCCGGTCAGCTCCGCCTCGACCGGGTGGCACGCCGTGCCTGGCTCGCCGATCGGGAGCTGCTGCTCACCCCCAAGGCGGCGCTGCTGCTGGACTATCTGGTCACCCATCCCGACGAGTTGCTGTCCAGGGAGCGGCTCCTGGAGGTCGTCTGGGGCTGGGACGCGATCAGCGGTACCCGGGCGGTGGACAACCGGATCGCCGAACTGCGCCGGGTGCTGGCCGACGACGCCGCCCAGCCACGTTGGATCGAGACCGTGCCCGGCCAGGGGTACCGGTTCCTCGCCGAGGTCGTGACCATCGGATGA
- a CDS encoding DUF7662 domain-containing protein: MRTLVTGPGWSRAIGRSLLLIRMPEEAVNQVSPTTVAKYDPLRDHLAGSRVAAEELLMTFEEIEGLVGPLPASARAHRAWWANDSKVQAQAWRAAGWRVRSVDQRAGRVVFARGPRGGAYRAARIAARGGDGKPELSSPRTLPVDADQGMSEEAAQSLLVAFLSRQGWRIERTANTATREHGVDVMASQGNRHLAVEVKGYPGRRYADAARAHKVKASTPSTQARHWYAQVLLATMLNRAKYPDHELAIALPSRPTYQSLVSRTWGSLARLDIAVLLVADDGDVVTFDPLRPDRIPTASGSGTEGRHQDSRRR, encoded by the coding sequence ATGCGGACGCTCGTCACGGGGCCAGGATGGTCGAGGGCGATCGGGCGATCGCTCCTGCTTATCCGGATGCCAGAGGAGGCGGTGAATCAGGTGTCACCGACGACCGTGGCGAAGTATGACCCGTTGCGCGACCACCTTGCGGGGTCGAGAGTCGCCGCCGAGGAGCTGTTGATGACCTTCGAGGAGATCGAGGGCCTGGTCGGCCCGCTGCCGGCGTCCGCGCGGGCGCACCGTGCGTGGTGGGCCAACGACTCCAAGGTCCAGGCCCAAGCGTGGAGGGCTGCCGGTTGGCGGGTGCGGTCGGTCGACCAGCGGGCGGGCCGGGTGGTGTTCGCCCGCGGCCCCCGTGGCGGCGCGTACCGGGCAGCTCGAATCGCAGCGCGTGGCGGGGACGGGAAGCCGGAACTGAGTTCCCCCAGGACACTGCCGGTGGACGCCGATCAGGGAATGTCTGAAGAGGCCGCGCAGAGCCTCCTCGTCGCCTTTCTCTCACGGCAGGGCTGGCGGATCGAGCGGACGGCGAACACCGCGACCAGGGAACACGGCGTGGACGTCATGGCCAGCCAGGGGAACCGGCACCTGGCCGTGGAGGTGAAGGGATACCCCGGCCGGCGGTACGCCGATGCCGCGCGCGCCCACAAGGTAAAGGCGAGTACGCCATCGACCCAGGCCCGGCACTGGTACGCCCAGGTACTCCTCGCCACGATGCTCAACCGCGCAAAGTACCCCGACCATGAACTCGCGATCGCCCTGCCCAGCAGGCCGACGTACCAGTCGCTGGTGTCGAGGACCTGGGGGAGTCTCGCCCGTCTGGACATCGCGGTCCTCCTCGTCGCCGACGACGGCGACGTGGTCACCTTCGACCCCCTACGCCCAGACCGAATCCCCACTGCGAGTGGATCTGGGACCGAAGGTCGACACCAGGATTCGAGGAGACGGTGA